A genomic stretch from Barnesiella intestinihominis YIT 11860 includes:
- a CDS encoding DUF4296 domain-containing protein → MKNPIWIIWLILCLSACGSRTPDYVINEKDMEDLLVDIHKSEAVIESNYNIYNNNADKKKIREAVFLRHGVTREQFDTTLVWYGHHIEIYMKIYDRVVERLKAENEEAKKLLAEENSQTMSQPGDSVDVWKQRRSHIFDSRLSTNLLAFDIAPDENFRTRDYFELKFKVVMLPKLSVNPQVYMAVRHTDNGVAYNRIDIDKGGWFSLPLQSDSATALSRLYGYIVLPEQSVREKVYIDSLMLIRKHYNDRILDVDNQVYMPEQSVVSGESKKAVAKRVTKLKKLGS, encoded by the coding sequence ATGAAAAATCCGATATGGATCATATGGTTGATTTTATGTTTGTCGGCATGTGGCAGCCGTACTCCGGATTATGTCATTAATGAGAAAGATATGGAGGATTTGTTAGTCGATATACACAAATCCGAAGCTGTCATAGAATCGAACTATAATATCTATAACAACAATGCCGATAAGAAAAAGATAAGAGAAGCCGTATTTTTGCGTCATGGAGTCACTCGGGAACAGTTCGACACGACTCTTGTATGGTATGGGCATCATATTGAAATCTATATGAAAATATACGATCGTGTGGTGGAACGATTGAAAGCCGAAAATGAGGAGGCCAAAAAACTGTTAGCGGAAGAAAATTCCCAAACGATGTCGCAGCCGGGCGATAGTGTAGATGTATGGAAACAAAGGCGGAGCCATATCTTCGACTCCCGGTTATCTACCAATTTGTTAGCGTTCGATATCGCTCCCGATGAAAACTTCCGTACTCGCGATTATTTCGAGTTGAAATTTAAAGTCGTCATGCTACCTAAATTAAGCGTGAACCCGCAAGTATATATGGCCGTACGTCATACCGATAATGGGGTGGCATACAACAGAATCGATATAGATAAGGGAGGGTGGTTCTCTTTGCCGTTACAATCCGATTCTGCTACGGCGTTGTCCCGTCTTTACGGATATATCGTTCTTCCGGAGCAATCGGTTCGGGAGAAGGTATATATCGATAGTTTGATGTTGATTCGTAAGCACTATAACGATCGTATTCTTGATGTGGATAATCAGGTGTATATGCCAGAGCAGTCGGTCGTAAGTGGCGAATCTAAGAAAGCCGTTGCAAAACGGGTTACCAAATTAAAAAAGTTAGGTTCATAA
- a CDS encoding lipoprotein signal peptidase — MKKLTKGQVALITIVLVLIVDQAVKIWVKTHMYIGESIRVTDWFYIAFIENNGMAFGMEVGSKLFLSLFRIVAVVFLSWWMLKIKNRPQVATGFIVCLALIIAGAAGNIVDCLFYGLMFNDPVPPLVASFVPGDGYAGLFYGRVVDMLYFPLFSFYWPDWIPWIGGERFEFFRPVFNIADSAISVGVVCMILFYHRYLSSENKQVEKSE; from the coding sequence ATGAAGAAATTGACCAAAGGGCAGGTTGCTCTTATTACGATTGTTCTTGTACTCATTGTCGACCAAGCCGTGAAGATATGGGTGAAAACTCATATGTATATCGGTGAATCTATACGAGTGACCGATTGGTTTTATATAGCGTTTATCGAAAATAACGGTATGGCCTTCGGCATGGAAGTGGGAAGCAAGCTGTTCTTGTCTCTGTTCCGTATTGTTGCCGTTGTTTTTCTGTCGTGGTGGATGCTGAAAATTAAGAATCGTCCCCAAGTCGCTACGGGATTCATCGTTTGCTTGGCTTTGATTATAGCGGGAGCTGCGGGAAATATTGTAGACTGCCTGTTCTATGGATTGATGTTTAACGATCCTGTCCCCCCTTTGGTCGCTTCTTTTGTGCCGGGAGACGGGTATGCCGGGCTGTTCTATGGGCGAGTTGTGGATATGCTCTATTTCCCTCTGTTCAGTTTTTATTGGCCCGATTGGATACCGTGGATAGGAGGTGAGCGGTTCGAGTTTTTCCGTCCGGTATTCAATATTGCCGATTCGGCGATTTCGGTCGGAGTGGTTTGTATGATTCTCTTTTATCATCGTTATCTCTCTTCCGAAAATAAACAAGTTGAGAAATCCGAATAG
- a CDS encoding TraR/DksA family transcriptional regulator, which produces MSEKTRYSDAELEEFRQIINEKLEKAYRDYDLLKASIMNTDGNDVTDTSPTFKVLEEGASTLSKEEAGQLAQRQMKFIQHLQAALVRIENKTYGICRETGKLIPKERLRAVPHATLGIDAKEDGKRK; this is translated from the coding sequence ATGAGTGAAAAAACACGTTATTCCGATGCTGAACTTGAAGAATTTCGGCAGATTATTAATGAAAAGCTCGAAAAAGCATATCGTGATTATGATTTGTTGAAAGCCTCGATTATGAATACCGATGGCAACGATGTTACCGATACATCGCCTACATTTAAGGTGTTGGAAGAAGGTGCTAGCACTCTCTCCAAAGAAGAGGCAGGACAATTGGCGCAACGGCAGATGAAGTTTATTCAGCACTTGCAGGCTGCGCTTGTACGCATAGAAAATAAAACATACGGGATTTGTCGGGAGACCGGTAAGCTGATTCCGAAAGAGAGACTTCGTGCTGTTCCTCATGCAACTTTGGGAATTGACGCGAAGGAAGATGGAAAAAGAAAATAG
- the ileS gene encoding isoleucine--tRNA ligase, with the protein MGKKFTEYSRFDLSEINKEVLNQWDKQDLFHQSLETREGCPSFVFYEGPPSANGMPGIHHVMARSIKDIFCRYKTMKGFHVKRKAGWDTHGLPVELGVEKALGITKEDIGKTISVADYNATCRKDVMKFTREWEDLTHRMGYWVDMKNPYITYDNRYIETLWWLLKQLYNKNYLYKGYTIQPYSPAAGTGLSSHELNQPGCYRDVKDTTCIAQFKIKNPRTEMTAFGEPYFLAWTTTPWTLPSNTALCVGPNIDYNLVQSYNPYTGVPISVIVAKVLVRTLFNPKAEGLSLEDYKPGDKLIPWKVVAEYKGNDLAGMEYEQLLPWVNPGEGAFRVITGDFVTTEEGTTGIVHIAPTFGADDDRVAKANGIPPLMMLDKDGNRRPMVDMTGKFYLIEDLDPDFVKQNIDVEAYSEYAGRYVKNAYDAALTADDATLDIDICVLLKQTNKVFKIEKHVHSYPHCWRTDKPVLYYPLDSWFIRTTACRGRMIELNNTINWKPQSTGSGRFGKWLENLQDWNLSRSRYWGTPLPIWRTEDGSEEVCIGSVEELYNEIEKSITAGLMNENPYKKQGFVPGEYTAGNYDKIDLHRPYVDDIVLVSPSGKPMKRESDLIDVWFDSGAMPYAQIHYPFENKEVFDKREVYPADFIAEGVDQTRGWFFTLHAIASMVFDSVAYKAVVSNGLVLDKNGNKMSKRLGNAVDPFSTIEKYGSDPLRWYMITNSSPWDNLKFDLEGVEEVRRKFFGTLYNTYSFFALYANVDGFTFSEPEVPMEKRPEIDRWIISLLNSLIKEVDEQFAAYEPTRAGRAISDFVNDNLSNWYVRLNRKRFWGGTMTEDKLSAYQTLYTCLETVAKLMAPIAPFYADRLYTDLTAATGRDTRSVHLVDFPVSCNDYIDLALEERMQIAQTMTSMVLALRRKVNIKVRQPLTTLMIPVLNKEQQDHIEAVKDLILSEVNVKEMKFVDNAAGILVKRVKPDFKKLGPRYGKIMKQLAATIASMSQPDIIEFEKNGTFTFEIDGQQATIEASDVEIISEDIPGWLVANEGNLTVALDITVTDELRREGIARELVNRIQNIRKTSGFDITDKIDVYIASNGETDLVVEEYRDYMSRQVLANTFEILGALSGESVTELDFDTFKVNIRIVKSLK; encoded by the coding sequence ATGGGCAAGAAATTCACCGAATATTCTCGTTTCGACCTCTCGGAAATCAATAAAGAGGTTTTGAACCAATGGGATAAGCAAGATCTTTTTCACCAAAGTCTGGAAACGCGCGAAGGGTGTCCTTCATTCGTATTTTACGAAGGTCCGCCTTCTGCCAACGGTATGCCGGGTATTCACCATGTGATGGCCCGTTCCATTAAAGATATATTCTGCCGGTACAAAACCATGAAGGGATTTCATGTGAAACGTAAAGCCGGGTGGGATACTCACGGGTTGCCCGTTGAGCTTGGGGTTGAAAAGGCTTTGGGTATCACCAAAGAAGACATCGGTAAAACCATTTCTGTGGCCGATTATAATGCGACTTGTCGTAAAGACGTGATGAAATTTACCCGTGAATGGGAAGACTTGACACACCGTATGGGATATTGGGTAGATATGAAGAATCCTTATATCACGTATGATAATCGTTATATCGAAACTTTGTGGTGGTTGCTCAAACAGTTGTATAATAAAAATTATCTTTATAAAGGATATACCATTCAACCTTATTCTCCGGCAGCAGGTACGGGATTGAGTTCACATGAGTTGAACCAACCCGGTTGTTATCGCGATGTTAAGGACACGACTTGTATAGCGCAATTTAAGATTAAGAATCCGCGTACGGAAATGACCGCTTTCGGAGAACCCTATTTCTTGGCATGGACCACTACACCGTGGACGTTGCCTTCCAATACGGCTCTTTGCGTAGGCCCGAATATCGATTACAATCTTGTACAGAGCTATAATCCTTATACCGGTGTACCCATTAGTGTAATAGTGGCGAAAGTTCTCGTGCGGACTCTATTCAATCCGAAAGCCGAGGGCCTTTCTTTGGAAGATTACAAGCCCGGTGACAAACTCATTCCGTGGAAAGTCGTTGCAGAATATAAAGGTAACGATTTGGCCGGAATGGAGTATGAACAACTGTTGCCGTGGGTAAATCCGGGAGAAGGAGCTTTCCGGGTTATTACCGGTGATTTCGTGACAACCGAAGAAGGTACAACCGGTATCGTGCATATTGCGCCCACATTCGGTGCAGATGACGATCGTGTAGCCAAAGCCAACGGTATTCCTCCTTTGATGATGCTCGATAAAGACGGCAATCGCCGTCCTATGGTCGATATGACCGGTAAATTCTATCTGATAGAAGACCTCGATCCTGATTTCGTTAAGCAGAACATAGATGTGGAGGCTTATAGCGAATATGCCGGCCGTTATGTAAAAAATGCTTATGATGCCGCACTTACGGCCGATGATGCCACGCTCGATATCGATATTTGCGTTTTGTTGAAGCAAACGAATAAAGTATTTAAAATCGAGAAACATGTGCATAGTTATCCGCACTGTTGGCGTACCGATAAGCCTGTGCTTTATTATCCGCTCGATAGTTGGTTCATTCGTACGACGGCTTGCCGTGGTCGCATGATAGAACTCAACAACACGATAAATTGGAAACCGCAGTCTACTGGGTCGGGACGTTTCGGAAAGTGGCTCGAAAATTTGCAAGATTGGAATCTTTCCCGTAGCCGTTATTGGGGAACTCCGTTACCTATTTGGCGTACCGAAGACGGGAGTGAAGAGGTTTGTATTGGTTCGGTCGAAGAATTGTATAATGAGATAGAGAAATCTATTACTGCCGGATTGATGAATGAGAATCCTTATAAGAAACAGGGTTTTGTCCCCGGCGAATATACGGCTGGAAATTACGATAAGATAGATTTACATCGCCCGTATGTAGATGATATCGTGTTGGTTTCCCCTTCGGGAAAACCCATGAAAAGAGAGAGCGACCTCATTGATGTTTGGTTCGATTCGGGCGCTATGCCTTATGCGCAGATACACTATCCTTTCGAGAATAAAGAAGTATTTGACAAGCGGGAAGTATATCCTGCCGATTTTATCGCCGAAGGTGTAGACCAAACGAGAGGGTGGTTCTTCACGTTGCATGCCATCGCCTCGATGGTTTTCGATAGCGTGGCCTATAAAGCAGTTGTTTCGAACGGGCTTGTTTTGGATAAGAACGGAAACAAGATGTCCAAACGATTGGGTAACGCTGTCGACCCGTTCAGTACGATCGAAAAATATGGTTCCGATCCGTTACGTTGGTATATGATTACCAATTCTTCGCCGTGGGATAACCTCAAATTCGATTTGGAAGGTGTGGAGGAAGTTCGTCGCAAGTTCTTTGGAACGTTGTATAACACCTATTCTTTCTTCGCTTTGTATGCCAATGTAGATGGTTTCACATTCAGTGAACCCGAGGTTCCGATGGAAAAACGGCCTGAAATAGACCGTTGGATTATCTCTCTTTTGAACTCTTTGATTAAAGAAGTCGACGAACAGTTTGCCGCTTACGAACCTACTCGTGCAGGGCGGGCTATATCGGATTTTGTAAATGACAATCTCAGTAACTGGTATGTTCGGTTGAATCGTAAACGTTTCTGGGGCGGAACGATGACGGAAGATAAATTGTCGGCATATCAAACGCTTTATACTTGCCTCGAAACAGTTGCCAAGCTCATGGCTCCTATTGCGCCTTTCTATGCCGATCGGCTCTATACAGACCTTACTGCGGCAACCGGACGAGATACTCGATCGGTACATTTGGTCGATTTCCCGGTAAGTTGCAACGATTATATCGATTTGGCTCTCGAAGAGCGTATGCAGATTGCTCAGACTATGACTTCGATGGTATTGGCTTTACGTCGTAAAGTGAATATCAAAGTACGCCAGCCGCTCACGACCTTGATGATTCCGGTATTGAATAAAGAGCAACAGGATCATATCGAAGCCGTGAAAGATTTGATTCTGAGTGAGGTGAATGTGAAAGAAATGAAGTTTGTCGATAATGCGGCAGGTATATTGGTAAAACGGGTCAAACCCGATTTCAAAAAGCTTGGTCCGCGTTATGGAAAGATTATGAAACAGTTGGCAGCTACGATAGCTTCTATGTCGCAACCGGATATTATCGAATTTGAGAAGAACGGAACTTTTACTTTCGAGATAGATGGGCAACAAGCTACTATCGAAGCGAGCGATGTAGAAATTATCTCCGAGGATATTCCGGGGTGGTTGGTTGCTAACGAAGGTAATCTTACAGTAGCTCTCGACATTACGGTGACCGACGAATTGCGCCGCGAAGGTATTGCCCGCGAGCTGGTGAACCGTATACAGAATATTCGTAAAACTTCGGGCTTCGATATTACGGATAAAATCGATGTATATATCGCTTCGAACGGGGAGACCGATTTGGTTGTGGAGGAATATCGCGACTATATGTCTCGACAGGTCTTGGCCAATACGTTTGAGATATTGGGCGCTCTTTCCGGAGAGTCTGTCACCGAGCTGGACTTCGATACGTTTAAGGTGAATATCAGAATTGTTAAATCCTTGAAATAA
- a CDS encoding histidinol-phosphatase codes for MNNLTNYHSHCDFCDGHAPMELFVREAVKEGFSSYGISSHAPFPVQNGCNMQKEKMTAYLEEFRRLKRLYSSEIDLYIGLEIDFLDDSFNPSIDYFQSLPLDYRIGSVHYIVASDGTPVDTDGSPERFRNYVDTYFDGDVKEVVHRFYRSSFRMIELGGFDFLGHLDKIGLNASLYCPGLDRESWYKKWVTDYLEEVASRNLLVEVNTKAWETRGRFYPNHDYFELMNDLGIRVVVNSDAHYPEKINAGRIEALCALAQAGYTNVWQFCKGNWVDVPIED; via the coding sequence ATGAATAATTTGACTAACTATCATTCTCATTGTGATTTTTGTGATGGGCATGCCCCTATGGAACTTTTTGTACGGGAGGCTGTGAAAGAAGGGTTTTCCTCATACGGTATTTCCTCTCATGCTCCATTCCCTGTACAGAATGGTTGTAATATGCAAAAAGAGAAAATGACGGCTTATTTGGAAGAATTTCGTCGTTTGAAGCGACTGTATTCCTCCGAGATAGATTTATATATAGGTCTCGAAATAGATTTCTTAGACGATTCGTTCAATCCTTCTATCGACTATTTTCAATCCCTTCCTCTCGATTATCGTATCGGGTCTGTACACTATATCGTTGCGTCCGACGGTACGCCTGTCGATACAGATGGATCACCGGAACGATTTCGGAACTATGTGGATACGTATTTCGATGGAGATGTTAAAGAGGTAGTTCACCGATTTTATCGTAGTTCCTTTCGTATGATCGAGCTGGGGGGCTTCGACTTTTTGGGACATTTGGATAAGATAGGGTTGAATGCCTCTCTCTATTGTCCGGGATTGGATCGTGAATCGTGGTATAAAAAATGGGTGACAGACTATCTTGAAGAAGTCGCTTCTCGAAATTTATTGGTCGAAGTCAATACGAAGGCTTGGGAGACTCGTGGACGTTTTTATCCGAATCATGATTATTTCGAGTTGATGAATGATTTGGGAATTCGGGTAGTCGTTAATTCGGATGCCCATTATCCCGAGAAAATAAATGCCGGCCGGATAGAGGCTTTGTGCGCTTTGGCACAAGCCGGGTACACCAATGTCTGGCAATTTTGTAAAGGTAATTGGGTCGACGTTCCTATTGAGGATTAA
- a CDS encoding carbon starvation protein A, whose protein sequence is MITFCIALLLLVAGYFVYGALVEKVFGVNPGRQTPAYTSTDGIDYIPMPTWRVFLIQFLNIAGLGPIFGAIMGILYGPSAYLWIVFGTIFGGAVHDYLSGMLSVRRNGASLPELVGDELGSGVKQVMRIFSLLLMILVGAVFVVNPANLLDLLTGENTTTTMWTAIIFGYYILATLLPIDKLIGRLYPLFGFALLFMAIGIMISLFLRPDSLPEFHEAIGYTRPDSDVNPIFPMMFISIACGAISGFHATQSPMMARCLKNEKMGRRVFYGAMVVEGIVALIWAAAAIAFFNGSFDALSEFLKGKTPAILVNDISVGWLGTFGGILAMLGVIAAPITSGDTALRSARLIAADFLHIPQKKIRNRLLVSIPIFILAWLVMMIDFEVLWRYFAWCNQTLAVFTLWALTVWLAKEHKCYWLTLIPALFMTMVTVTYIFFAQEGFRLSYSVSLGIAVFVTLLLSFLFIRFLRTLSKRVSIKR, encoded by the coding sequence ATGATCACATTTTGCATTGCTTTGTTGCTGTTAGTTGCCGGATACTTCGTTTACGGTGCTTTGGTTGAAAAAGTTTTTGGGGTTAATCCGGGGAGGCAGACACCTGCCTATACCTCGACAGACGGTATCGATTATATTCCTATGCCGACATGGAGAGTTTTTCTCATACAATTTTTGAATATAGCTGGGCTGGGGCCTATTTTCGGAGCCATTATGGGCATCCTTTACGGGCCTTCGGCCTATTTATGGATTGTGTTCGGGACTATATTCGGTGGAGCTGTGCATGATTATCTGTCGGGTATGCTTTCGGTTCGTCGGAATGGAGCTAGCCTGCCCGAGTTAGTCGGCGATGAACTGGGGTCGGGAGTTAAGCAAGTCATGCGGATTTTCTCTCTGCTTTTAATGATATTGGTAGGGGCTGTGTTTGTCGTAAATCCGGCTAATCTACTCGATTTACTTACTGGGGAAAATACGACCACGACCATGTGGACTGCTATTATATTCGGGTATTATATATTGGCTACGTTGCTTCCTATCGATAAACTGATAGGGCGGCTTTATCCTTTATTTGGATTTGCTTTGCTGTTTATGGCGATTGGGATTATGATATCTTTGTTTTTGCGTCCAGACAGTTTACCGGAATTTCACGAAGCGATAGGTTATACACGACCGGACTCTGATGTAAATCCCATATTTCCTATGATGTTTATTTCGATAGCTTGTGGAGCTATTTCTGGTTTTCATGCTACACAATCTCCGATGATGGCTCGTTGTCTGAAAAATGAAAAAATGGGACGCCGGGTATTCTATGGGGCAATGGTTGTCGAGGGTATCGTCGCTTTAATTTGGGCGGCTGCGGCGATTGCCTTTTTCAATGGGTCATTCGATGCACTTTCTGAGTTCTTGAAAGGGAAAACTCCGGCTATTTTAGTCAATGATATATCGGTGGGCTGGTTAGGAACTTTCGGTGGAATTTTGGCTATGCTCGGTGTCATTGCGGCGCCTATAACCTCGGGTGATACTGCGCTCCGGTCGGCGCGTTTGATTGCTGCCGATTTTTTGCATATTCCTCAAAAGAAAATCCGAAATAGACTATTGGTTTCTATTCCGATTTTTATTCTTGCATGGCTCGTGATGATGATCGATTTCGAAGTGCTTTGGCGCTATTTTGCATGGTGTAATCAAACTTTGGCTGTGTTTACATTGTGGGCATTGACTGTTTGGTTGGCTAAGGAACATAAATGTTATTGGCTCACTTTGATTCCGGCGTTGTTTATGACGATGGTGACGGTTACTTACATATTTTTTGCTCAGGAAGGGTTTCGGTTGTCCTATTCGGTTTCGCTGGGCATAGCCGTCTTTGTTACGTTGTTATTATCATTTTTGTTTATCCGGTTTCTCCGTACTCTATCGAAGAGGGTGTCTATAAAGAGATAA
- a CDS encoding VOC family protein, producing MEVKAKFDHFNVNVTDLNRSIEFYSKALGFTEARRKEAADGSFVLVYLTDGVSPFLLELTWLRDHKDAYELGENESHLCVRVSGDYNKVRAYHKEMGCVCFENEVMGLYFIHDPDDYWIEILPAKEGIAL from the coding sequence ATGGAAGTAAAAGCAAAATTTGACCATTTTAATGTGAATGTGACAGATTTAAATCGCAGTATAGAATTTTATTCGAAGGCATTAGGTTTTACCGAAGCTCGTAGAAAAGAGGCTGCCGATGGTTCTTTTGTATTGGTGTATCTTACAGATGGAGTTTCTCCGTTTTTGTTGGAACTCACTTGGCTGAGAGACCATAAAGATGCATACGAGTTAGGCGAAAACGAAAGTCACTTGTGTGTGCGGGTATCGGGCGATTATAATAAAGTGAGAGCCTATCATAAAGAAATGGGATGCGTATGCTTTGAGAATGAAGTTATGGGACTCTATTTTATTCACGATCCGGACGACTATTGGATTGAGATACTTCCAGCCAAAGAGGGTATTGCTTTATAA
- a CDS encoding MBL fold metallo-hydrolase has translation MRLIYLFHSGFLIEAEDFSIIFDYYRGGENIIEKALCRRQPMYVLVSHEHRDHYNPEILTWKNLKNNIHYIFPCEMSSLDELSGLPNIVYLDRGESYEDDRLRVNAFGSTDMGVSYLVTAEGKTIFHAGDLNNWHWRDESTEEEVWEAETAYLSELYYMKRAIKSIDVAMFPVDARLGKDYMRGAEQFVGEFNVGMFVPMHFYPAVRKAESFAPIAKRYGTEFVLLSSTGDSVII, from the coding sequence ATGAGGCTGATTTATCTTTTTCATAGCGGGTTTTTGATCGAAGCCGAGGATTTTTCAATCATATTCGATTATTATCGAGGAGGTGAAAATATCATAGAGAAGGCTTTGTGTAGGCGGCAGCCTATGTATGTTTTGGTATCCCACGAACATCGCGACCATTATAATCCCGAAATACTGACTTGGAAAAATTTGAAAAACAATATACATTATATTTTCCCTTGCGAAATGTCCTCGTTGGACGAGCTTTCGGGGTTGCCCAATATCGTGTATCTCGATCGGGGAGAAAGTTATGAAGATGACCGATTACGGGTGAATGCATTCGGCTCCACCGATATGGGGGTGTCCTATTTGGTAACAGCCGAGGGTAAAACAATTTTTCATGCTGGGGATTTAAACAATTGGCATTGGCGTGACGAATCTACCGAAGAAGAGGTGTGGGAAGCTGAAACTGCTTATTTATCGGAATTGTATTATATGAAGCGGGCTATTAAGTCTATCGATGTGGCGATGTTTCCGGTCGATGCCCGATTGGGAAAGGATTATATGAGAGGTGCAGAGCAGTTTGTCGGGGAATTTAATGTAGGTATGTTTGTCCCTATGCACTTTTATCCGGCAGTGCGTAAAGCCGAATCCTTTGCTCCGATAGCGAAGCGATACGGTACAGAATTTGTTTTATTAAGTAGTACGGGAGATTCAGTAATTATATAA
- a CDS encoding NAD(P)/FAD-dependent oxidoreductase, which translates to MIRELQLRILPEQAASEQSIAAYVAREQSMDIRSIKSVRVLKRSIDARQRTVMVNLKVRVYIDEFPQDDEFPRIEYGDVSGKPRAIVVGAGPAGLFAALRLIELGICPVVVERGKNVHDRRKDIALISREQRVDPESNYSFGEGGAGAFSDGKLYTRSKKRGSVERILQIFCQHGASVSILSDAHPHIGTDKLPRVIERMRNRIIESGGEVHFETRMERLIIDGDEVCGIVTADGREFNGPVILATGHSARDVYYMLHENGVELESKGIAVGVRLEHPQQLIDSIQYHNPEGRGKYLPAAEYSFVTQVKGRGVYSFCMCPGGFVVPAASGPEQIVVNGMSPSNRGSVWANSGMVVELQPEDFGARFSMFGVLAGIKFQEDLERQCYLNGNCKQTAPAQRMTDFVNRRNSFDLPRSSYSPGLIASPLHFWLPDFIAARLQEGFKYFGKVSHGFLTREAVMIGVETRTSSPVRIPRDRVSMTHIRLRGFYPCGEGAGYAGGIVSAAIDGERCAEALAMQIKQSSSFDRSV; encoded by the coding sequence ATGATTCGAGAATTGCAGTTAAGAATTCTGCCCGAACAAGCAGCTTCGGAACAAAGCATAGCAGCATATGTGGCTCGGGAGCAGAGTATGGATATACGGTCGATAAAGTCTGTGAGGGTATTGAAACGCTCGATAGATGCCCGTCAGCGCACGGTCATGGTGAATTTGAAAGTGCGGGTATACATCGACGAATTCCCGCAAGACGACGAGTTCCCCCGTATCGAGTATGGCGATGTTTCGGGTAAGCCTCGGGCGATTGTCGTGGGGGCTGGGCCGGCGGGGCTTTTTGCGGCATTGCGTTTGATTGAGTTAGGTATTTGTCCGGTCGTTGTCGAACGAGGAAAAAACGTGCATGACCGTCGCAAGGATATAGCTCTTATCAGTCGGGAACAGAGAGTCGACCCGGAGTCGAATTATAGTTTTGGAGAGGGGGGAGCCGGAGCGTTTTCCGACGGTAAACTCTATACTCGCAGCAAGAAGCGGGGAAGTGTCGAGCGTATTCTTCAAATTTTTTGTCAGCATGGGGCATCGGTTTCAATCCTTTCTGATGCCCACCCTCACATCGGGACCGACAAGTTGCCGAGGGTAATCGAGCGCATGAGGAATCGTATTATCGAATCGGGTGGTGAGGTACATTTCGAGACCCGAATGGAGCGTTTGATTATTGATGGCGATGAGGTGTGTGGAATCGTTACAGCCGATGGTCGTGAATTTAACGGCCCTGTTATTTTGGCAACGGGGCATTCGGCTCGCGATGTTTATTATATGTTGCACGAGAACGGGGTGGAGTTGGAATCCAAAGGTATTGCCGTAGGTGTGAGATTGGAACACCCGCAACAGTTGATAGATTCCATTCAATACCACAATCCCGAAGGTCGGGGGAAATATCTTCCGGCTGCCGAATATAGCTTTGTCACGCAGGTGAAAGGGCGAGGTGTCTATTCGTTCTGCATGTGCCCCGGCGGATTTGTAGTCCCGGCAGCCAGTGGTCCCGAACAAATTGTTGTAAACGGTATGTCCCCGTCGAATAGGGGTTCGGTATGGGCCAATTCGGGTATGGTTGTGGAGTTGCAGCCGGAGGATTTCGGAGCCCGGTTTTCTATGTTTGGAGTTTTGGCGGGGATAAAATTTCAGGAGGATCTCGAACGGCAGTGCTATTTGAACGGGAACTGCAAACAGACGGCTCCTGCCCAACGCATGACCGATTTTGTCAATCGTCGCAATTCGTTCGATTTGCCTCGCTCCTCTTATTCACCGGGACTCATCGCTTCGCCGTTGCATTTCTGGTTACCCGATTTTATCGCCGCCCGGTTGCAGGAAGGATTCAAATATTTTGGGAAAGTATCTCATGGATTCCTCACCCGGGAAGCCGTGATGATAGGGGTGGAAACTCGCACCTCTTCTCCTGTACGAATACCACGTGATAGAGTGTCGATGACTCATATTCGTTTGCGGGGATTTTACCCATGCGGCGAGGGAGCTGGTTATGCGGGAGGAATTGTTTCGGCTGCTATCGATGGGGAACGTTGTGCCGAAGCTCTGGCTATGCAAATTAAACAATCGTCGTCTTTCGATCGTTCTGTTTAA